In the Fibrobacter succinogenes genome, CTTTGTACGCACCAGGCAAAATGCAATGATGAGCGATGATGAGAATGGCTTTCATATTTTTAGTAGGAAGTAGACAGTAGGAAGTAGACAGTTAGAAGTGTTAGTGGTTAGGATTCTTTTGTGTAATATTCCACGATTTTTTTCACGAGAGAATCCATCGTTGTTTCGTCAGAGGTAACCGTTTCAAAACCGTACTTGCAAGCTGCGGATTCAGTCATGCGACCGATGCAAAAAGCTTTTTGAGAACTTAGTTGGCAGAACTTAGAACTTAGTATTTTTGAGAAATTCTCGACGGCGCTGGAGCTTGCAAAAACCACAGCATCGGCAGATTCCACGGCTTCGCGTTTCCAATCAGGGAGTTCAGCCACCGGGAGCGTTTCGTAGACAGTCCAACGAGTTGCTTTCGGCAAGAGTTTGAGCAAAGTATCATCAGCGAGATTGCCTTGCAAAAGGAGGATACGGGATTCATCCAAATTCATGGACTCCGTTCCCTTCGACAAGCTCAGGGAACTTGTTAAACCACACTCGTCTCTCGTCTGTAGCGAGTTTACGAGCGTTCTTTCGTCTAAAATGCTTCGAAGAAGCATTCCCAGTCCTTCGCCGGTATGGTCTTCGGGAACGTAATCACAGCGAATACCATATTCGAGCAACTTCTTTTCGGTGATTTTTCCGACACTTGCAATTTTCTTGCCGGCTAAAACGCGCACATCATAGCCAGCAGCGAACAACTGCTTGAAGAAACTTTCCACGCCGTTCGTGCTCGTGAAGGCAAGGATGTCGAAGTTTGCGAGGGAGCCAAAGTCGGCAAAGCAATGCTGATCTGGATCCTTCGACTCCGTTTCACTACGCTCAGGATGACACATAACCAGAGGTTTTTCCAAAGAACGAGTTTCGATCATCGGGGTTTCGATAACTTCGGCGCCGAGAGCCGTAAGGCGTGCGCTAATTTCGCTAGATTGCTTTGCAGCACGCGTTACAACCAAGCGTTTGCCCGAAAGCGGCAAGTTCTTTTTCCAAGCAAGAGTCTTGCCAAGTTCAACAACGCCGCCCATAATCGTAATCGCGGGAGCGGTTACATGTTCGCGGACAATCGTCTCCCCCGCAGTTTCAAGCGTTGCCATCACTGTACGCTGGAACGGAGTCGTTCCTTTTTCGATAAACGCAAGCGGAGTCTTCGGGTCTTTACCGCATTCTATCAAGCGTCGAGCAATAAAATCCATATTGCCAATACCCATCAAAAAGACGAGCGTTCCAGGACAATGAGCAAGCGTCTCGAAATCAAGTCCAACAGGTTCACCAGAAGAAGGCATGGAGATTTCCGCCTTCGCGGGAATGGCAGAATCACTTCCTACTTCCGACTGTCTACTGTCTACTTCTTTCTCATGCCCCGTGATGATATGGAAACTTGTTGCAATTCCGCGATGGCTCACTGGGATTCCCGCATAGGCCGGCACAGCGATTGCCGAGGTCACGCCAGGCACGATTTCAAATTCGACGCCAGCAGCCACGAGTTCCAAAGCTTCTTCGCCTCCACGACCGAACACAAACGGGTCGCCGCCCTTGAGGCGTGCGATGGTTGCACCAGGCATTTCAATGGCGAACTTCACCAAAAGCTTGTTAATTTCGGATTGCTTTACCTTGTGGTGCGTTGGCATTTTGCCCACATCAACCATCTTAGCTTTTGTATTGCACATTCCAAGAATTGCTGGTGAAACAAGACGGTCGTAAACGACGACATCCGCCTTTTCCAAAATCGCATGAGCGCGCAAAGTCAAGAGTCCAGGATCACCAGGACCTGCGCCAATCAGATAAACCTTTCCGAAATTATTTGCTTTTTCCATCAAAATCAAATTTAGAAAATCTTTGGCTCACCGCCAAAAATTCATTTTTTAAAGACAATAGTACATCATGCGGGTGGGGCCCCAGCTCGGAGTGGTTCTCTTTTTTACGGATAATTTCATAAATTTTTTTTCCACTCATTAAATTTTGCCTATATTTTTGGCATGAATAGTTCTAGAGCAAAGCTTCGCGACGAAGTCTATACGCAGATGATGTGTGCCCAGGCACGTCTTTCCAAAGATCAAAACACGCAAATGGGAGCAGTGCTTGTCAGCGCTGACGGTCGAGTTATCAGTACCGGTTACAACGGAGCCCCCGCCGGATTCGACGACGAGACGGTACCCTATACGCGAGAAAAACAACTCCTGGCCTACGACCTTTTGGACGCAGATACAGGCGACCTCATCAGCCATCACGAATTCGAAGCGAATAAATATCCGTTCATGGTCCATGCCGAAATCAACGCGCTCCATTACGCCCGCGGCAAGGTGCCTCCCGGTTCCAAGCTCTATGTGATTGGATTCCCATGCGAACGCTGTTCTCTCGACATCAGCCTTTCAGGCGTTGCCGAAGTGTTCGTGACCAAGGATGATTACGACCCCAAGTCCACGCTGAACAACAGCCGCGACACGGCCTACTACATGTTCGCCCAAGCAGGAATCATCGTGACACTTTGCGGCAAACGCATTCGTCCCGTCGTTTCCAAGCCAAAAAAAATAATTTAATAGCCTTTTTGCTGTTCTTTTTCCGAAGCAATTATTATTTTGTAGATCATGAAGATCAAGCAAAAAGTAAAAATATTTATCAGTATTCTAAGCACCCTATTCTTTTTAGGGTGTGAAGGTTATTATACAAAGATCCATACACTGGACATGACCGTAGCCGAAGCTCCAGAAGTTCACGGTGCAAATACAAACCAAGATTCACATTCTGCTTCATGGCGCATTACAGGCAAAATAAATTCCGTTCAAGAAAAAGAAATCAAAGAAACTACAAAAAGAAACAACGAGCATTCCGAAAACACCTATATTACTTATAAAACAGGCGGTATAGATTTCAGCGGCAAAGCAGATTTTCTCTACAAGGTTGATGGTTTCTTTTTTGGATCCGGTTTGGGATACAGAGATGGAATATACCATCACTTCACTTTTGGAGCAAACCTGCAACACGTTGAATTCGGCCTATTTTTTGGTCTATACCACCAATATATTGAAATGGATTACAACGCTACAAAATGTGACTACGAATACGACTTGTTCATCCAAAAAACTGAAGAATGCGAAGCATACAAAGATAATCAACAAGACTATTTCACAAGTCCATTCATTGGTGCATTTGCAAGTATATATATAGATAAATTCTTTATTAGTTATAGTGCAAGTTTATATTCACCCCGCGTTAAAATTGAAGAGCATAGCCTAGACCTAGCAGCCATCACAACACAGTATATCACAGCGGGAATTAGAATCAACAGATGGATTGAATTAAGCGCAGGTGCATCAATAACTTATATAAACACACCACAGTGGTACTATGGATTTACGGGCGGAATAAGCATCTACGCCATGTAACCGTCAATAAAAGAATTTACATCCCCAATTTAGTCATAAACTATTTACAACTGTTCTTGAATTTTTTGGGCTAGCGCAATGCCCAATTTTTTTGATTGCAGCACAAAATCCACAGTATTCAAATCAAGGTT is a window encoding:
- the cobA gene encoding uroporphyrinogen-III C-methyltransferase, giving the protein MEKANNFGKVYLIGAGPGDPGLLTLRAHAILEKADVVVYDRLVSPAILGMCNTKAKMVDVGKMPTHHKVKQSEINKLLVKFAIEMPGATIARLKGGDPFVFGRGGEEALELVAAGVEFEIVPGVTSAIAVPAYAGIPVSHRGIATSFHIITGHEKEVDSRQSEVGSDSAIPAKAEISMPSSGEPVGLDFETLAHCPGTLVFLMGIGNMDFIARRLIECGKDPKTPLAFIEKGTTPFQRTVMATLETAGETIVREHVTAPAITIMGGVVELGKTLAWKKNLPLSGKRLVVTRAAKQSSEISARLTALGAEVIETPMIETRSLEKPLVMCHPERSETESKDPDQHCFADFGSLANFDILAFTSTNGVESFFKQLFAAGYDVRVLAGKKIASVGKITEKKLLEYGIRCDYVPEDHTGEGLGMLLRSILDERTLVNSLQTRDECGLTSSLSLSKGTESMNLDESRILLLQGNLADDTLLKLLPKATRWTVYETLPVAELPDWKREAVESADAVVFASSSAVENFSKILSSKFCQLSSQKAFCIGRMTESAACKYGFETVTSDETTMDSLVKKIVEYYTKES
- a CDS encoding deaminase, with the protein product MNSSRAKLRDEVYTQMMCAQARLSKDQNTQMGAVLVSADGRVISTGYNGAPAGFDDETVPYTREKQLLAYDLLDADTGDLISHHEFEANKYPFMVHAEINALHYARGKVPPGSKLYVIGFPCERCSLDISLSGVAEVFVTKDDYDPKSTLNNSRDTAYYMFAQAGIIVTLCGKRIRPVVSKPKKII